In Nocardia yunnanensis, one DNA window encodes the following:
- a CDS encoding aldose 1-epimerase has product MIEHGSVTLETADVRLRIASHGGVVTSLVIAGSEILKQGEGYGCFPMVPFCGRLADGRLRTAGGSYQLPRNAPPHAIHGTARDRSWEVVEASDVCATLSHSLTAPWPFAGRVTQRFELTPDGLTLSLEVETDSESFPAQAGWHPWFLRTLGGAPVRLDFTPNWQELRGPDYLPTGTRIEPETGPWDDCFGMPDGVDVTVTWPGRLRLRVRSPAQWVVVYDREPDAVCVEPQSGPPNGVNTMPRLVRADAPLRVESTWSWERL; this is encoded by the coding sequence ATGATCGAGCACGGCAGCGTGACGCTCGAGACCGCCGATGTCCGGCTGCGGATCGCCTCGCACGGCGGGGTCGTCACCAGCCTCGTCATCGCCGGGTCGGAGATCCTGAAGCAGGGCGAGGGATACGGGTGCTTTCCCATGGTGCCCTTCTGCGGGCGACTGGCCGACGGGCGGCTGCGCACGGCCGGGGGCAGCTACCAGCTGCCGCGCAACGCGCCGCCGCACGCCATCCACGGGACGGCGCGGGACAGGAGCTGGGAGGTGGTCGAGGCGTCCGATGTCTGTGCGACACTGTCGCATTCGCTCACCGCGCCGTGGCCGTTCGCCGGTCGGGTCACTCAGCGATTCGAGCTCACACCCGACGGACTCACCCTGAGTCTCGAGGTGGAGACCGATTCGGAATCCTTTCCCGCGCAGGCGGGTTGGCACCCATGGTTCCTGCGCACGCTGGGCGGCGCGCCCGTACGGCTCGACTTCACGCCGAACTGGCAGGAATTGCGCGGACCCGACTATCTGCCCACCGGCACGCGCATCGAACCCGAAACAGGGCCCTGGGACGATTGTTTCGGCATGCCCGACGGTGTCGACGTCACAGTGACCTGGCCCGGGCGATTGCGGCTGCGGGTGCGCAGCCCCGCACAGTGGGTCGTCGTGTACGACCGGGAGCCCGACGCGGTCTGCGTCGAGCCCCAATCCGGCCCGCCCAACGGGGTCAACACCATGCCGCGCCTCGTCCGCGCGGACGCCCCGCTCCGCGTGGAGTCCACGTGGAGCTGGGAGCGGCTCTGA
- the mmsB gene encoding multiple monosaccharide ABC transporter permease, with protein MTLLDRLKDEENPDAIVAATAGGRLGALATLRKTLRGNVRQYGMIVALVAITVLFQVLTTVRLTDGVSLLTPLNVTNVILQNGYILVLAVGMMLVIINGHIDLSVGSVCALVGALTGIAIVHWHWPWPVVVVAGLLLGAVIGVWQGYWIAYVRIPAFIVTLGGMLLFRGLAQLLLQGQSIGPFPQGFINIAGGYLPNWLPIHAVVFDGFQHGIVVHLKTGELHGLTLLLAVAAVVALVWSRMRVRRRRRSYGLPAGPRALFVAEMTALGVLIGAFGFVLASYNGLPVIGLILVVLIVAYSFVMNRTVIGRRVYAVGGNEKAAALSGVDTRRNTFWVFVNMGVLAALAGIIFAARLGAATPKAGQNFELDAIAAAFVGGASASGGIGTVVGAIVGALVMGVMNNGMSMLGVGSDWQQVIKGLVLLAAVAFDVYNKKRAAA; from the coding sequence ATGACCCTGCTCGACCGATTGAAGGACGAGGAGAACCCCGACGCCATCGTGGCCGCCACCGCCGGCGGCCGCCTCGGCGCACTCGCGACGCTGCGAAAGACTCTGCGCGGCAATGTCCGCCAGTACGGGATGATCGTGGCCCTGGTCGCGATCACGGTGCTGTTCCAGGTGTTGACCACGGTGCGGCTCACCGACGGGGTGAGCCTGCTGACCCCGCTCAACGTCACCAATGTGATCCTGCAGAACGGCTACATCCTGGTGCTGGCCGTCGGCATGATGCTGGTGATCATCAACGGGCACATCGATCTGTCGGTCGGCTCGGTGTGCGCGCTGGTCGGCGCGCTCACCGGCATCGCCATCGTGCACTGGCACTGGCCGTGGCCGGTCGTGGTGGTGGCCGGGCTGCTGCTGGGCGCGGTGATCGGGGTGTGGCAGGGCTATTGGATCGCGTACGTGAGGATCCCGGCGTTCATCGTCACCCTCGGCGGGATGCTGCTGTTTCGCGGGCTGGCGCAGCTGCTGCTGCAAGGCCAGTCGATCGGGCCGTTCCCGCAGGGCTTCATCAATATCGCGGGCGGCTATCTGCCCAACTGGCTGCCGATTCACGCTGTCGTGTTCGACGGCTTCCAGCACGGCATCGTGGTGCATCTGAAAACCGGTGAGCTGCACGGGCTCACGCTGCTGCTGGCGGTGGCGGCCGTCGTGGCGCTGGTGTGGTCGCGCATGCGGGTGCGGCGGCGCCGGCGTTCCTACGGGCTGCCGGCCGGGCCGCGGGCGCTGTTCGTCGCGGAGATGACGGCGCTGGGCGTGCTGATCGGGGCGTTCGGGTTCGTGCTGGCCTCCTACAACGGGCTGCCGGTGATCGGGCTCATCCTGGTGGTGCTCATCGTGGCGTACTCGTTCGTCATGAACCGCACCGTGATCGGGCGACGCGTCTACGCCGTGGGCGGCAACGAGAAGGCCGCGGCGCTCTCGGGCGTGGACACGCGGCGCAATACCTTCTGGGTGTTCGTCAACATGGGGGTGCTGGCGGCGCTGGCGGGCATCATCTTCGCCGCCCGGCTGGGCGCGGCCACCCCCAAGGCGGGGCAGAACTTCGAACTGGACGCCATCGCCGCGGCATTCGTCGGCGGCGCGTCCGCCAGCGGCGGCATCGGCACCGTGGTCGGCGCGATCGTCGGCGCGCTGGTGATGGGCGTGATGAACAACGGCATGTCCATGCTCGGCGTCGGCAGCGACTGGCAGCAGGTGATCAAGGGCCTGGTACTGCTGGCCGCGGTGGCCTTCGACGTCTACAACAAGAAGCGCGCTGCCGCCTGA
- the mmsA gene encoding multiple monosaccharide ABC transporter ATP-binding protein, translating into MTANILEMRSITMEFPGVKALDEVDLSVAEGEIHALVGENGAGKSTLMKVLSGVYPHGSYRGRILMDGNEMAFKDIRHSEAAGIAIIHQELALVPQLSIAENIFLGNERTRGGILDWQETNRQAMLLMQRVGLLEDPETLVAALGVGKQQLVEIAKALAKQVRLLILDEPTAALNQADSDSLLALLRELQGQQITSILISHKLNEVLAVSDTVTVLRDGHTIETLEVDGTVTEDRIIKGMVGRDLDHRFPPRPDPEIGEVFFDIQDWSVDHPTIAGRHVVRGASLHVRRGEIVGLAGLMGAGRTELAMSVFGRSYGRNVRGTVCKDGAPVKVSTVPEAIAAGIAYVSEDRKQLGLILDEDIRRNFTLANLAAVSRHSVIDTHAEVAAAEDLRTRLTVKAPTVFAKVGTLSGGNQQKVVLGKWIFTEPDLLILDEPTRGIDVGAKYEIYLIIQRLAAEGKGVLVISSELPELLGLCDRVYAMSQGRITGELPAAAATQEALMRLMTRDANAPEVMAR; encoded by the coding sequence ATGACCGCGAACATTCTCGAAATGCGTTCGATCACCATGGAATTCCCGGGCGTGAAAGCGCTCGACGAGGTCGACCTCTCGGTCGCCGAGGGGGAGATCCACGCCCTCGTCGGCGAGAACGGCGCGGGCAAGTCCACGTTGATGAAGGTGCTGTCGGGTGTTTACCCGCACGGCAGCTACCGCGGGCGAATCCTGATGGACGGCAACGAGATGGCCTTCAAGGACATCCGCCACAGCGAGGCCGCCGGCATCGCGATCATCCATCAGGAGCTGGCGCTGGTGCCGCAGCTGTCCATCGCGGAGAACATCTTCCTGGGCAACGAACGCACCCGCGGCGGCATTCTCGACTGGCAGGAGACCAACCGGCAGGCCATGCTGCTCATGCAGCGCGTCGGCCTGCTCGAGGATCCCGAAACCCTGGTCGCCGCACTGGGTGTCGGCAAACAGCAACTGGTGGAGATCGCCAAGGCGCTGGCCAAACAGGTGCGGCTGCTGATCCTGGACGAACCGACTGCCGCGCTCAACCAGGCCGACAGCGACAGTCTGCTGGCGCTGCTGCGCGAGTTGCAGGGCCAGCAGATCACCTCGATTCTCATCTCGCACAAGCTCAACGAGGTGCTGGCCGTCTCCGACACCGTCACGGTGCTGCGCGACGGGCACACCATCGAGACCCTCGAGGTGGACGGGACCGTCACCGAGGACCGCATCATCAAGGGCATGGTGGGCCGCGATCTGGACCATCGGTTCCCGCCGCGTCCGGATCCCGAGATCGGGGAGGTGTTCTTCGACATCCAGGACTGGAGCGTCGATCACCCCACCATCGCGGGCCGGCACGTCGTGCGGGGTGCGTCGCTGCACGTGCGGCGCGGGGAGATCGTCGGGCTGGCGGGGCTCATGGGCGCGGGCCGCACCGAGCTGGCCATGAGCGTCTTCGGCCGCTCCTACGGGCGCAACGTTCGCGGCACCGTGTGCAAAGACGGTGCGCCCGTGAAGGTGTCGACGGTGCCGGAGGCCATCGCCGCCGGGATCGCCTACGTGTCCGAGGACCGCAAACAGCTCGGGCTGATCCTCGACGAGGACATTCGCCGCAACTTCACCCTCGCCAATCTGGCGGCGGTGTCACGACATTCGGTCATCGACACCCACGCCGAGGTGGCCGCCGCCGAGGACCTGCGCACCCGGCTGACGGTGAAGGCGCCCACCGTCTTCGCGAAGGTCGGCACGCTGTCGGGCGGCAACCAGCAGAAGGTGGTGCTGGGCAAATGGATCTTCACCGAACCCGATCTGCTCATTCTCGACGAACCCACCCGCGGCATCGACGTGGGCGCGAAATACGAGATCTACCTGATCATTCAGCGATTGGCGGCGGAAGGCAAAGGCGTGCTGGTGATCTCGTCGGAACTGCCGGAACTGCTGGGCCTGTGCGATCGCGTCTACGCGATGAGCCAGGGCCGCATCACCGGTGAGCTGCCCGCCGCCGCGGCCACCCAGGAGGCACTCATGCGATTGATGACCCGCGACGCGAACGCCCCGGAGGTGATGGCGCGATGA
- the chvE gene encoding multiple monosaccharide ABC transporter substrate-binding protein, translating into MTGINRRDFFSIAGGSVALLAAAACSVDSGSSGGGKSAGGRIGIAMPTKSSERWVADGNNIVNQFKALGYTTDLQYAEDVIETQVSQLENMLTQGAKALVIAAIDNKSLTGVLAQAKQNKVAVIAYDRLIRDTGNVDYYATFDNFKVGVLQASYIVDHLGVKDGKGPFDIELFAGSPDDNNTYFFFDGAMSVLQPLIDGGKLVVRSGQTKVDQVTTLRWDGATAQSRMENLLSAHYASANVDAVLSPYDGLSIGILSALKSVGYGGPKKMPIVTGQDAEKASVKSIIAGEQTQTVFKDTRELAKRAVQMTNAILTGGTPETNDTTSYDNGVKKVPSYLLQPVSVDKANYRAALIDTGYYTDKDLQ; encoded by the coding sequence ATGACCGGCATCAATCGCCGCGATTTCTTCAGCATCGCGGGCGGATCCGTCGCATTGTTGGCGGCCGCCGCCTGTTCGGTGGACAGCGGCAGTTCCGGCGGCGGCAAGAGCGCGGGCGGGCGCATCGGAATCGCCATGCCCACCAAGAGTTCCGAACGCTGGGTGGCGGACGGCAACAATATCGTCAACCAGTTCAAGGCGTTGGGCTACACCACCGATCTGCAGTACGCCGAGGACGTCATCGAGACGCAGGTCTCCCAGCTCGAGAACATGCTCACCCAGGGCGCCAAGGCGCTGGTGATCGCGGCCATCGACAACAAGTCGCTGACCGGGGTGCTGGCGCAGGCCAAACAGAACAAGGTCGCCGTCATCGCCTACGACCGGCTCATTCGCGACACCGGCAATGTCGACTATTACGCGACGTTCGACAATTTCAAAGTCGGTGTGCTGCAGGCGAGTTACATCGTCGATCACCTGGGTGTGAAGGACGGCAAGGGGCCGTTCGACATCGAATTGTTCGCCGGTTCGCCCGACGACAACAACACCTATTTCTTCTTCGACGGCGCGATGTCGGTGCTGCAGCCGCTCATCGACGGCGGCAAGCTGGTGGTGCGTTCCGGGCAGACGAAGGTCGATCAAGTGACCACGCTGCGCTGGGACGGCGCGACCGCGCAGTCGCGGATGGAGAACCTGCTCTCGGCGCACTACGCCTCGGCGAATGTGGACGCGGTGCTCTCGCCCTACGACGGGCTCTCGATCGGCATTCTGTCGGCGCTGAAATCGGTCGGCTACGGCGGGCCCAAGAAGATGCCGATCGTGACCGGTCAGGACGCGGAGAAGGCGTCGGTGAAGTCGATCATCGCGGGCGAGCAGACGCAGACGGTGTTCAAGGACACGCGCGAGCTGGCCAAACGCGCGGTGCAGATGACCAATGCCATTCTCACCGGCGGCACCCCGGAAACCAACGACACCACCTCCTACGACAACGGGGTCAAGAAGGTGCCTTCCTATCTGCTGCAACCGGTTTCGGTGGACAAGGCCAACTATCGGGCCGCGCTCATCGACACCGGCTACTACACCGACAAGGACCTGCAATAG
- a CDS encoding L-fucose/L-arabinose isomerase family protein — MTASLASVPTATARKPRIGLLGIMQALYDHMIPGITERQAGYAEAIADQLADVADWTVGRPVKDRADAEAVMREFGNADLDGVMVVLLTYGPAMRVARLFNENRMPVLLANIQPEPAVTDAWDMADMTYNQGIHGAQDTANAMVRAGRPFEVLTEDWRSPRFREEVDRWARAARAVTAWKSLKVGVFGYAMNDMGDIRVDENALLRALGPEISYLAPGDLHRGTRDVTDDEVKALIDWENAEFDVDPALTALEREDHARMQIAIERILTDRGIRAYSTHFDAIGEDGRFRRLPLAAASSLMAKGYGYGAEGDAMAAAMVYAGHQLIGDGHFTEMYAMDFPSDSILMSHMGEGNWRVARADEPVRLIHRELGIGKLDAPPTFLFRYRPGPATLACLVSLGDERFRLVVSEGEVLDAPPLPQLEMPYGQFRPDTGVRACMDGWLAAGGPHHQVLNLGRHAADWRVFCRITGIEFVQV; from the coding sequence GTGACAGCGTCCCTGGCCTCCGTCCCGACGGCCACCGCCCGGAAGCCGCGCATCGGCCTGCTGGGCATCATGCAGGCCCTCTACGACCACATGATTCCCGGCATCACCGAACGCCAGGCCGGCTATGCCGAGGCGATCGCCGACCAGCTCGCCGATGTCGCCGACTGGACCGTCGGCCGCCCGGTCAAGGATCGCGCCGACGCCGAGGCGGTCATGCGCGAATTCGGCAACGCCGATCTCGACGGGGTCATGGTGGTGCTGCTGACCTACGGCCCGGCCATGCGGGTGGCGCGGCTGTTCAACGAGAACCGAATGCCGGTGCTGCTGGCCAATATTCAGCCCGAACCCGCCGTCACCGACGCCTGGGACATGGCCGACATGACCTACAACCAGGGCATCCACGGCGCGCAGGACACCGCCAACGCCATGGTGCGCGCCGGGCGGCCGTTCGAGGTGCTCACCGAGGACTGGCGCAGCCCGCGCTTCCGCGAGGAGGTCGACCGGTGGGCGCGCGCCGCGCGGGCGGTGACGGCGTGGAAGTCGTTGAAGGTCGGCGTGTTCGGCTACGCCATGAACGATATGGGCGATATCCGCGTCGACGAGAACGCGCTGCTGCGCGCGCTGGGACCGGAGATCAGCTACCTCGCCCCCGGCGATCTGCACCGCGGCACCCGCGACGTCACCGACGACGAGGTCAAGGCGCTGATCGATTGGGAGAACGCGGAATTCGACGTCGATCCGGCATTGACCGCGCTCGAACGCGAGGACCACGCCCGCATGCAGATCGCCATCGAACGCATTCTCACCGACCGCGGAATTCGCGCGTACTCCACGCATTTCGACGCCATCGGCGAGGACGGCCGGTTCCGGCGGCTGCCGCTGGCGGCGGCGTCGAGCCTGATGGCCAAGGGCTACGGGTACGGCGCGGAAGGCGACGCCATGGCCGCGGCCATGGTCTACGCGGGGCATCAGCTCATCGGCGACGGCCATTTCACCGAGATGTACGCCATGGACTTCCCGTCGGATTCGATCCTGATGAGCCATATGGGCGAAGGCAATTGGCGCGTCGCCCGCGCGGACGAACCGGTGCGTCTGATCCACCGCGAACTCGGCATCGGCAAGCTCGACGCCCCGCCGACCTTCCTGTTCCGCTACCGGCCCGGTCCGGCCACCCTGGCGTGCCTGGTGTCGCTGGGCGACGAGCGATTCCGGCTGGTGGTCTCCGAGGGCGAGGTGCTCGATGCGCCGCCGCTGCCGCAACTCGAGATGCCCTACGGGCAGTTCCGGCCCGACACCGGCGTGCGCGCCTGCATGGACGGGTGGCTGGCCGCGGGCGGACCGCACCATCAGGTCCTCAATCTCGGTCGCCACGCCGCGGACTGGCGGGTGTTCTGCCGTATCACCGGAATCGAATTCGTTCAGGTCTGA
- a CDS encoding L-ribulose-5-phosphate 4-epimerase: MTTLESTLAALRVHLVDLHRELVRWDLVVWTAGNVSARVPGENLMVIKPSGVSYDELTPGSMVVCDLHGRAVEGNLTPSSDAAAHAYVYRHMPDVGGVVHTHSTFASAWAARAEPIPCILTAMADEFGGEIPVGPFALIGGDEIGRGVVETLAGHRSPAVLMRNHGVFALGGDARAAVKAAVMCEDVARTAHLACALGAPAPIPQAAVDRLHDRYQNVYGQR, encoded by the coding sequence ATGACCACGCTCGAATCCACCCTGGCCGCGCTGCGCGTACACCTGGTCGATCTGCACCGCGAACTGGTGCGCTGGGATCTGGTGGTGTGGACCGCGGGCAATGTGTCGGCGCGGGTGCCGGGAGAGAACCTGATGGTCATCAAGCCCAGCGGCGTGTCCTACGACGAACTGACCCCGGGCTCGATGGTGGTGTGCGACCTGCACGGCCGCGCGGTCGAGGGCAACCTGACCCCGTCCAGCGACGCCGCCGCGCACGCCTACGTCTACCGGCACATGCCCGACGTGGGCGGGGTGGTGCACACGCATTCGACCTTCGCCAGCGCGTGGGCCGCACGGGCCGAACCGATTCCGTGCATTCTCACCGCCATGGCCGACGAGTTCGGCGGCGAGATCCCGGTCGGGCCGTTCGCCCTGATCGGGGGTGACGAGATCGGGCGCGGCGTGGTGGAAACCCTCGCCGGGCATCGCTCCCCCGCCGTGCTCATGCGCAATCACGGCGTGTTCGCGCTCGGCGGCGACGCGCGCGCGGCGGTGAAGGCCGCGGTCATGTGCGAGGACGTGGCCCGCACCGCGCATCTGGCCTGCGCGCTGGGCGCGCCCGCCCCGATCCCGCAGGCGGCCGTCGACCGCCTGCACGACCGCTACCAGAACGTGTACGGCCAGCGCTGA
- the araB gene encoding ribulokinase, which produces MADKYVVGVDFGTLSGRALVVRVRDGAELGTAVCEYRHGVIERELPATGATLPPDWALQDPEDYLEVLRVAVPAAVRAAGIDPDEIIGIATDFTACTVLPTTPDGTPLCRLPQYAGRPHAYPKLWKHHAAQPQADRVTAVAHERGEPWIACYGGRVSSEWEFAKGLQLLEEDPEIYAATARFIEAADWIVWQLCGQETRNVCTAGYKGLHQDGVWPSPEYLSALNPGFADFVEKLAYPLSPLGGRAGGLTEQAARWTGLRPGIAVAVGNVDAHVTAPAAQAVGDGQMLAVMGTSTCHVMNADRLAEVPGMCGVVDGGILHGRWGYEAGQSAVGDIFAWFVETALPGRYRDEAAALGMDPHTYLSELAGRQRVGEHGLLALDWLGGNRSVLVDHDLSGVLVGLTLATRPEDIYRALLEATAFGTRTIIESFETAGISVRGLTVAGGLVKNRVLMQIYADVTRLPLSVLGSEQGCALGSAIHAAVAAGAYPDVAAASAVMGRVDRDAYLPDPARADAYDALYAEYRALHDHFGRGGSEVLHRLRRIRNSARIEVTTV; this is translated from the coding sequence ATGGCCGACAAGTATGTCGTCGGTGTCGACTTCGGTACGTTGTCCGGCCGCGCCCTGGTCGTGCGGGTGCGCGACGGCGCGGAACTCGGAACAGCGGTCTGCGAATACCGGCACGGAGTAATCGAGCGGGAACTGCCCGCCACCGGAGCGACACTGCCACCGGACTGGGCACTGCAGGATCCGGAGGACTATCTCGAGGTGTTGCGCGTCGCGGTGCCCGCCGCCGTCCGCGCGGCCGGCATCGACCCGGACGAGATCATCGGCATCGCAACGGATTTCACCGCGTGCACGGTCCTGCCGACCACCCCCGACGGGACGCCGCTGTGCCGGCTGCCGCAGTACGCGGGCCGCCCGCACGCCTATCCGAAACTGTGGAAGCACCACGCCGCGCAGCCGCAGGCCGACCGCGTCACCGCGGTGGCGCACGAGCGCGGCGAACCCTGGATCGCCTGCTACGGCGGCCGCGTCTCGAGCGAATGGGAATTCGCCAAGGGGCTGCAGCTGCTCGAGGAGGATCCCGAGATCTACGCCGCCACCGCGCGTTTCATCGAGGCCGCGGACTGGATCGTCTGGCAGCTGTGCGGGCAGGAGACCCGCAATGTGTGCACCGCCGGGTACAAGGGTCTGCATCAGGACGGCGTCTGGCCCTCCCCGGAGTATCTGTCCGCCTTGAATCCGGGCTTCGCCGACTTCGTCGAGAAGCTCGCCTACCCGCTGTCGCCGCTCGGAGGTCGTGCCGGCGGCCTGACCGAGCAGGCGGCGCGGTGGACCGGCCTGCGCCCGGGGATCGCGGTGGCCGTCGGCAATGTCGACGCCCACGTCACCGCGCCCGCGGCGCAGGCCGTGGGGGACGGCCAGATGCTGGCGGTGATGGGGACCTCCACCTGCCATGTCATGAACGCCGACCGCCTGGCCGAGGTGCCCGGCATGTGCGGCGTCGTCGACGGCGGAATCCTGCACGGCCGTTGGGGTTACGAGGCCGGGCAGAGCGCGGTGGGCGATATCTTCGCCTGGTTCGTGGAGACCGCGCTGCCCGGTCGCTACCGCGACGAGGCCGCCGCGCTGGGCATGGACCCGCACACCTATCTCAGTGAACTCGCGGGACGCCAGCGCGTCGGCGAACACGGCCTGCTCGCGCTGGATTGGCTGGGCGGCAACCGATCCGTGCTCGTCGACCACGACCTGTCGGGCGTGCTGGTGGGTTTGACCCTGGCCACCCGGCCCGAGGACATCTACCGCGCGCTGCTCGAGGCGACCGCGTTCGGCACCCGCACCATCATCGAATCCTTCGAGACCGCGGGCATTTCCGTGCGCGGGCTGACGGTGGCGGGCGGACTGGTCAAGAACCGGGTCCTCATGCAGATCTACGCCGACGTCACCCGCCTGCCGCTGTCGGTGCTGGGCTCCGAGCAGGGCTGCGCGCTGGGCTCGGCCATCCATGCCGCGGTGGCGGCGGGCGCGTATCCGGATGTGGCCGCCGCCTCGGCGGTGATGGGCCGCGTCGACCGCGACGCCTACCTGCCCGATCCCGCCCGCGCCGACGCCTACGACGCCCTCTACGCCGAATACCGCGCCCTGCACGACCATTTCGGCCGCGGCGGCAGCGAGGTACTGCACCGGCTGCGCCGCATTCGCAATTCCGCACGCATCGAGGTAACGACGGTATGA
- the xylA gene encoding xylose isomerase, which translates to MLAPTPADKFSFGLWTVGWRGRDPFGDATRPELDAVEAVHRLAELGAYGLTFHDDDLFAFDASAAERERRLEALRKALAETGLTVPMVTTNLFTHPVFKDGGLTSNDREVRRFALRKVLRNVELAAEVGARTYVLWGGREGAEYDSAKDVRAALDRYRESLNLLTEFVRDRGYDLRFAIEPKPNEPRGDILLPTVGHALAFITTLEHAELVGVNPEVGHEQMAGLNFAHGIAQALWQGKLFHIDLNGQRGVKYDQDLVFGHGDLMNAFSLVDLLEHGGPDGGPAYDGPRHFDYKPSRTEDLTGVWDSAAANMRTYLLLKERARAFRADPEVRAALSAAGVDDLRAPTLDAGEGYADLLADPRAADFDPDRAGERGYGFVRLNQLALEHLLGAR; encoded by the coding sequence ATGCTAGCGCCTACACCCGCGGACAAGTTCTCTTTCGGCCTATGGACGGTCGGCTGGCGGGGGCGAGACCCCTTCGGGGACGCCACCCGCCCCGAACTCGACGCGGTCGAGGCCGTGCACCGGCTCGCGGAACTCGGGGCCTACGGGCTGACATTTCACGACGACGACCTGTTTGCCTTCGACGCCTCCGCCGCCGAACGCGAGCGCCGGCTCGAGGCCTTGCGAAAAGCGTTGGCCGAGACCGGATTGACGGTGCCGATGGTGACCACCAACCTGTTCACCCACCCGGTGTTCAAGGACGGCGGCCTCACCAGCAACGATCGGGAGGTGCGGCGCTTCGCGCTGCGCAAGGTGCTGCGCAATGTGGAATTGGCGGCCGAGGTGGGCGCGCGCACCTACGTGCTGTGGGGCGGGCGCGAAGGCGCGGAATACGACAGCGCCAAGGATGTGCGCGCGGCCCTGGACCGCTATCGCGAAAGCCTGAACCTGCTCACCGAATTCGTCCGCGACCGCGGTTACGACCTGCGCTTCGCCATCGAACCCAAACCCAACGAGCCGCGCGGCGACATCCTGCTGCCCACCGTCGGGCACGCGCTGGCGTTCATCACCACCCTCGAGCACGCGGAGCTGGTGGGCGTGAATCCCGAAGTGGGACACGAGCAGATGGCCGGACTGAACTTCGCGCACGGCATCGCGCAGGCGCTGTGGCAGGGCAAACTGTTCCACATCGACCTCAACGGTCAGCGCGGCGTCAAATACGATCAGGATCTGGTGTTCGGGCACGGCGATCTGATGAACGCCTTCAGCCTGGTGGATCTGCTCGAGCACGGCGGCCCCGACGGCGGTCCCGCCTACGACGGTCCGCGGCACTTCGACTACAAGCCCTCCCGCACCGAAGATCTCACCGGCGTCTGGGATTCGGCCGCCGCCAATATGCGCACCTACCTGCTGCTCAAGGAACGCGCCCGCGCCTTCCGCGCGGATCCCGAAGTGCGGGCGGCGCTCTCGGCGGCGGGCGTGGACGACCTGCGCGCGCCCACGCTGGACGCGGGGGAGGGGTACGCGGATCTGCTCGCCGACCCCCGCGCGGCGGACTTCGACCCGGACCGGGCCGGGGAGCGCGGGTACGGTTTCGTGCGGCTCAATCAGCTTGCGCTGGAACATCTCCTGGGCGCACGGTGA